A single Sphingomonas kaistensis DNA region contains:
- the bamA gene encoding outer membrane protein assembly factor BamA produces MRATLLLGTIVGGWASPVLAQQAAAPAPVAATTAQPAPATTAPAAPAAQQRTIRSISVQGAQRLEADTVRSYAGLNPGDTYDAEKLDTAIKALYETELFADAQIQGADTGNIVLVVRENPVINRIVLEGNKRIKDDKILPEIRLAPRQIFTRTKARSDVERIIELYKRQGRFAARVEPKVVTLDQNRVDLVFEITEGDKSKVRAINIIGNEQFDDGRLRKEMFTRESGGFLGFLKSNDSYDPDRLAADQQKLRAFYLTQGYADFRVVSALAELTPDRRDFVITYVVEEGKRYKFGDITAESELRDFKPELIVALAGVKKGDWFNAKAVEDAVTRMNEAAGLLGYAFTEIDPNYERNAETQTMGIAFRVGETPRTYVDRINVSGNTGTRDKVVRREFRVNEGDAFNTVKVKRSQDRIQSLGYFQEKLEIKQEQVAPDRVALNVEVEEKPTGQLQLSAGYSSLERFILAASIEQNNFRGMGQSLSAGINYSRYSKSVQLGFTEPYLFDKQILLGGQIYRRDFNSFNFIGNERNRTYSQIQTGAGLSLGFPVNEFINFGTRYTLNFDNITLANRPEFFTNGQCDPLKAGQYLCDEIGKRTTSSIGYSAVFDNTNGIRATQGQRLSFSQDFAGLGGDVRYIRSRAEGTKYWGLGRGFVLSARAEGGYIHPLQNAKREGLDPIRISDRFFTPQLRGFDIRGIGPRIRRTSYSEDASALLGEEGQITDALGGRAYYMGRLELEIPLGAGARNLGLRPSAFVDVGSLFKLRTPNLLNLPGTCFYVASAENVTAPAAQVLAVGQTRANCAAAPTGTVLNFQPGYREEFLGNSAKPRLAVGIGVNWTSPFGPLRIDLAKALLTQDGDDPKLFSFNVGTAF; encoded by the coding sequence ATGAGGGCGACGCTCCTGCTTGGCACCATTGTTGGTGGCTGGGCTTCACCCGTGCTCGCCCAGCAGGCCGCGGCGCCGGCTCCGGTGGCAGCGACCACCGCGCAGCCCGCTCCGGCAACGACGGCTCCGGCCGCGCCTGCGGCGCAGCAACGCACCATCCGTTCCATCTCGGTCCAGGGCGCCCAGCGTCTTGAGGCCGACACGGTGCGGTCCTACGCCGGGCTTAACCCGGGCGACACCTACGACGCCGAAAAGCTCGATACCGCGATCAAGGCGCTGTACGAGACCGAACTGTTCGCCGACGCTCAGATCCAGGGTGCCGACACCGGCAACATCGTGCTGGTGGTGCGCGAGAACCCGGTCATCAATCGCATCGTGCTTGAAGGCAACAAGCGGATCAAGGACGACAAGATCCTGCCCGAGATCCGGCTTGCGCCGCGGCAGATCTTCACCCGCACCAAGGCGCGCAGCGACGTCGAGCGGATCATCGAGCTCTACAAGCGCCAGGGCCGCTTCGCAGCGCGGGTCGAGCCCAAGGTCGTCACGCTCGACCAGAACCGCGTCGACCTCGTGTTCGAGATCACCGAGGGCGACAAGTCCAAGGTCCGCGCGATTAACATCATCGGCAACGAGCAGTTCGACGATGGGCGTCTGCGCAAAGAGATGTTCACTCGCGAGAGCGGCGGCTTTCTGGGCTTTCTCAAGTCCAACGACAGCTACGATCCGGACCGGCTCGCGGCGGACCAGCAGAAGCTGCGCGCTTTCTACCTGACGCAGGGGTATGCCGATTTCCGCGTGGTCTCGGCGCTGGCCGAACTGACGCCCGACCGCCGCGACTTCGTGATCACTTACGTGGTCGAGGAAGGGAAGCGCTACAAGTTCGGCGACATTACCGCCGAATCCGAACTGCGCGATTTCAAGCCCGAGCTGATCGTCGCACTTGCGGGCGTAAAGAAAGGCGATTGGTTCAACGCCAAGGCGGTCGAAGACGCGGTCACCCGCATGAACGAGGCGGCGGGTCTGCTCGGCTATGCTTTCACCGAGATCGATCCCAATTACGAGCGTAACGCCGAGACCCAGACCATGGGGATCGCGTTCCGGGTCGGCGAGACCCCGCGCACCTATGTCGATCGCATCAACGTCAGCGGCAACACCGGCACGCGCGACAAGGTCGTCCGCCGCGAATTCCGCGTCAACGAGGGCGACGCCTTCAACACCGTCAAGGTGAAGCGCAGCCAGGACCGCATCCAGAGCCTCGGCTATTTCCAGGAAAAGCTGGAAATCAAGCAGGAGCAGGTTGCGCCCGACCGGGTGGCGCTGAACGTCGAGGTCGAGGAAAAGCCGACCGGGCAGCTCCAGCTGTCGGCGGGCTATTCGAGCCTCGAGCGCTTCATTCTCGCCGCGAGCATCGAACAGAACAACTTCCGCGGCATGGGCCAGTCTCTGTCCGCGGGCATCAACTATTCGCGTTATTCGAAGTCGGTCCAGTTGGGCTTCACCGAGCCCTATCTGTTCGACAAGCAGATCCTGCTTGGCGGCCAGATCTATCGCCGCGATTTCAACAGCTTCAACTTCATCGGCAACGAGCGCAACCGGACCTACAGCCAGATCCAGACCGGCGCCGGCCTGTCGCTGGGTTTCCCGGTCAACGAGTTTATCAACTTCGGCACTCGCTACACGCTGAACTTCGATAACATCACGCTCGCCAACCGGCCCGAATTCTTCACCAACGGGCAGTGCGATCCGCTCAAGGCGGGGCAATATCTGTGCGATGAAATCGGCAAGCGGACGACCTCGTCGATCGGCTACAGCGCGGTGTTCGACAACACCAACGGCATCCGCGCAACGCAGGGCCAGCGGCTGTCGTTCAGTCAGGATTTCGCCGGCTTGGGCGGCGACGTGCGCTACATCCGCTCGCGCGCGGAGGGCACCAAATATTGGGGCCTCGGGCGCGGCTTCGTCCTCTCGGCGCGTGCCGAGGGCGGCTACATCCACCCGCTTCAGAACGCCAAACGTGAAGGGCTCGATCCGATCCGGATCTCCGACCGCTTCTTCACGCCGCAGCTGCGCGGGTTCGACATTCGTGGCATCGGCCCGCGGATCCGCCGCACCAGCTATTCGGAAGATGCCAGCGCGCTGCTGGGCGAAGAAGGCCAGATTACCGACGCGCTCGGCGGGCGGGCCTATTACATGGGCCGCCTCGAACTCGAAATTCCGCTCGGCGCGGGCGCGCGCAATCTCGGCTTGCGGCCGTCAGCGTTCGTGGACGTCGGCTCCTTGTTCAAGTTGCGGACGCCCAATCTTCTCAACCTGCCGGGCACCTGTTTCTACGTCGCCAGCGCAGAGAACGTGACCGCGCCTGCTGCGCAGGTGCTGGCCGTCGGCCAGACCAGGGCGAACTGCGCCGCCGCGCCGACCGGAACGGTGCTGAATTTCCAGCCCGGCTACCGCGAGGAGTTCCTCGGCAACAGCGCCAAACCGCGCCTGGCGGTCGGTATCGGCGTCAATTGGACTTCGCCGTTCGGTCCGCTCCGCATCGATCTCGCCAAGGCCCTGCTGACGCAGGACGGCGACGATCCCAAGCTCTTTTCATTCAACGTAGGGACTGCATTCTGA
- a CDS encoding M50 family metallopeptidase, producing MLETPPMWFLALAFLGAIGPLVFIHEYGHYIVGRWFGIGAETFSIGFGREVAGWTDKRGTRWKIGWLPLGGYVRFTGDMNPASMGQNLDRLSPELRARSFHAKPVWQRALVVFAGPAANFLLAILIFAAFIAANGAPRTPAIVASVLPGSPAAQIGLQRGDRIVGIDDKEVRRFDDLADYSRLRPNEDVLLTIERQGRTFTASTRLAEVREADRFGQTYRVGRLGVATGQRVFEPVPAWLLVPEAVGITASTIENTAVGLWQIITGRRPLEELGGPIKMAQVAGQVASIGWFEFVQLIAFFSINLGFINLLPVPMLDGGHLALYAVEATRRRPLGARAQEWLFRGGFAALMTLMLVATLNDLASVGLWQTLGRLLG from the coding sequence ATGCTTGAAACGCCGCCGATGTGGTTTCTCGCGCTGGCGTTTCTGGGCGCGATCGGTCCGCTCGTCTTTATCCACGAGTACGGCCACTACATCGTCGGCCGCTGGTTCGGCATCGGTGCGGAAACCTTTTCGATCGGGTTCGGCCGCGAAGTCGCCGGCTGGACCGACAAGCGGGGCACGCGGTGGAAGATCGGCTGGTTGCCGCTCGGCGGCTACGTCCGCTTCACCGGCGACATGAACCCGGCGAGCATGGGCCAGAACCTCGACCGACTTAGCCCCGAGCTTCGCGCCCGCAGCTTTCATGCCAAGCCGGTGTGGCAGCGCGCCTTGGTCGTCTTCGCAGGCCCGGCGGCCAATTTTCTTCTCGCCATCTTGATCTTCGCCGCCTTTATCGCCGCCAACGGCGCACCACGCACACCGGCGATCGTCGCCTCGGTGCTTCCCGGGTCGCCTGCCGCCCAGATCGGGCTGCAGCGCGGCGATCGCATCGTCGGGATCGACGATAAGGAAGTTCGCCGCTTCGACGACCTTGCCGATTATAGCCGCCTGCGCCCGAACGAGGACGTGCTGCTGACGATCGAGCGGCAGGGCCGGACCTTCACCGCGTCTACCCGCCTCGCCGAAGTGCGGGAGGCCGACCGGTTCGGTCAGACCTACCGCGTCGGCCGCTTGGGTGTCGCCACCGGGCAGCGGGTGTTCGAGCCCGTGCCGGCCTGGCTGCTGGTGCCCGAAGCGGTCGGAATCACCGCCTCGACTATCGAGAATACGGCGGTGGGCCTGTGGCAGATCATCACCGGTCGAAGGCCGCTTGAAGAGCTGGGCGGCCCGATCAAGATGGCGCAGGTCGCCGGCCAGGTCGCGAGCATCGGCTGGTTCGAATTCGTCCAGCTGATCGCCTTTTTCTCGATAAACCTCGGGTTCATCAACCTGCTGCCAGTTCCCATGCTCGACGGGGGTCATCTGGCGCTCTACGCGGTTGAGGCGACACGTCGCCGACCGCTTGGGGCCCGGGCGCAGGAGTGGCTGTTTCGCGGCGGGTTCGCCGCCCTCATGACCTTGATGCTGGTGGCGACCCTCAACGACCTGGCGTCGGTGGGCCTGTGGCAGACATTGGGGCGATTGTTGGGCTAA
- the fabZ gene encoding 3-hydroxyacyl-ACP dehydratase FabZ translates to MSEGVGAAEAVTRDIRQVMAALPHRYPMLLVDRVSELVIDERITAIKAVTINESFFQGHFPGRPIMPGVLIVEALAQAAGVLAVESLGLAGSGKLVYFMAIDGAKFRTPVEPGCLLELKVSFVQKRSSVCKFAGQAFVDGKLAAEANFTAMIADPPKA, encoded by the coding sequence ATGAGCGAGGGGGTGGGCGCCGCCGAGGCCGTCACGCGGGATATCCGCCAGGTCATGGCGGCGCTGCCCCATCGCTATCCAATGCTGCTCGTCGACCGGGTTTCCGAACTCGTGATCGACGAGCGCATCACCGCCATCAAGGCGGTGACGATCAACGAGAGCTTTTTCCAGGGGCATTTCCCCGGCCGTCCGATCATGCCGGGCGTGCTGATCGTCGAAGCGCTGGCGCAGGCCGCCGGCGTACTGGCGGTGGAAAGCCTTGGCCTCGCGGGGTCGGGCAAGCTCGTCTATTTCATGGCCATCGACGGGGCGAAATTCCGCACCCCGGTCGAGCCGGGCTGCCTGCTCGAACTGAAGGTCAGCTTTGTTCAGAAGCGGTCCAGCGTTTGCAAATTCGCGGGGCAGGCCTTTGTCGACGGCAAGCTTGCCGCCGAAGCCAATTTCACGGCGATGATCGCCGATCCGCCGAAGGCCTGA
- a CDS encoding ABC transporter substrate-binding protein — protein MPASALAQAADAALRVASLNLCTDELLLLLGQPQQIVSVSHLSHSPYETALWRVARRHPANDGKLESVIALRPQLILTMGGAGGARQTLARHFGARLIELAYPTTPAEVVAQASQVAALLRRSSAALPYRRQLAQLEATRPRLEEGAFLGGGGVSLSPQGLGASWLALAGFRQPALPNGRFNLEALATKPPKWLIRSDYRAEQVSRGTAWLKHPLVTRLAPRTLTTDGRAWTCGGLPMFAEVTRLRAKRAAR, from the coding sequence TTGCCGGCATCCGCCTTGGCGCAGGCCGCTGACGCGGCGCTTCGGGTCGCCTCGCTCAACCTCTGCACCGACGAGCTGCTGCTGCTGCTTGGCCAGCCGCAGCAGATCGTCTCGGTCAGCCACCTTAGCCATTCGCCGTACGAAACGGCGCTGTGGCGGGTGGCGCGGAGGCACCCGGCGAACGACGGCAAGCTCGAAAGCGTGATCGCGCTACGCCCGCAGCTCATCTTGACGATGGGCGGCGCGGGCGGAGCGCGACAGACATTGGCGCGGCATTTCGGAGCGCGCCTGATCGAACTCGCCTATCCCACGACCCCGGCGGAAGTCGTCGCGCAAGCCTCGCAGGTTGCCGCTCTTTTGAGGCGCTCCTCAGCCGCGCTCCCCTACCGGCGGCAGTTGGCGCAACTGGAGGCCACAAGGCCTCGTCTCGAAGAGGGCGCTTTCCTCGGCGGCGGCGGGGTCAGCCTGTCGCCGCAAGGGCTTGGCGCCTCTTGGCTCGCCCTCGCCGGCTTTCGTCAACCAGCGCTGCCGAACGGCCGTTTCAACTTGGAGGCGCTGGCAACAAAGCCGCCCAAATGGTTGATCCGCAGCGACTATCGCGCTGAGCAGGTGAGTCGGGGGACGGCGTGGCTCAAGCATCCGTTGGTGACCCGCCTCGCGCCGCGCACGCTGACCACCGATGGCCGCGCCTGGACCTGCGGCGGACTACCCATGTTCGCCGAAGTCACCAGACTGAGAGCCAAGAGGGCGGCGCGGTGA
- a CDS encoding ABC transporter ATP-binding protein, whose translation MTPLLSAEVAAPPRLQAMRLEILAGEKIALIGPNGSGKTTLLRALAGIDDDASSVYIQGESLTLVPPARRAKLLAFLPASRDVRWPIPVRDVVALGLAKPDPARVDQLLKRLRLTDLAERPIDRLSTGERARALLARALADRPRLLLLDEPLSNLDPAWALRTLDLLDGIASEGCGIALALHDLSLIGRFDRVWMLDHGRLVADLPPAKLLASPEFASVFEVEPASTGWALRPSADRRSSP comes from the coding sequence ATGACGCCGCTCCTCAGCGCCGAAGTCGCCGCCCCGCCCCGCCTGCAGGCGATGAGACTTGAGATTCTTGCGGGTGAAAAGATCGCGCTGATCGGTCCCAATGGCAGCGGCAAAACCACCCTGTTGCGGGCGCTGGCGGGAATCGATGACGATGCCTCGTCGGTTTACATTCAGGGCGAATCGCTGACGCTCGTCCCACCCGCTCGGCGCGCCAAGCTCCTCGCTTTTCTCCCGGCCAGCCGCGACGTTCGCTGGCCGATCCCCGTGCGCGACGTCGTTGCCCTTGGGCTGGCCAAGCCCGATCCCGCGCGTGTCGATCAACTACTGAAGCGGCTGCGGCTCACCGACCTCGCCGAGCGGCCGATCGATCGCCTGTCGACCGGCGAGCGGGCCAGGGCGCTGCTGGCGCGGGCACTGGCCGATCGCCCCCGCCTACTCCTGCTCGACGAGCCGCTTTCCAACCTCGATCCTGCGTGGGCGCTTCGCACCCTCGACCTGCTCGACGGAATCGCAAGCGAGGGGTGCGGCATCGCACTGGCGCTGCACGACCTGTCGCTGATCGGCCGCTTCGACCGCGTGTGGATGCTCGACCACGGCCGACTGGTCGCGGATCTGCCGCCGGCAAAGCTGCTCGCCTCGCCGGAGTTCGCATCGGTGTTCGAAGTAGAGCCGGCGTCGACCGGCTGGGCGCTCAGGCCTTCGGCGGATCGGCGATCATCGCCGTGA
- a CDS encoding FecCD family ABC transporter permease → MKRFAPLLLPLPVALCAAALLLPLAPLEGPPDLAQLILLELRLPRLLLGLGYGAVLGLTGAALQALFANPLASPDITGASSGAALGAVIGSTFLGFASPLAMGASGATGAALALVLLFTVAGRRPDAATLLLAGLAISLATGALTSLALALAPSPFAFYEAFDWLMGSLVDRSLGQAAAALIPALLASALLARRAAALDRLALGEDVAASMGIKPERLRQEVVLLSAVAVGACVAVCGAVGFVGLIAPVIARRLTRGHPGRALLPAALIGALILVAADLLTRLAPLGRTIPLGVVTASIGTPIFLWVLLGLRGRMTS, encoded by the coding sequence GTGAAGCGCTTTGCCCCGCTCCTTCTACCGCTGCCCGTGGCCCTGTGCGCTGCTGCCCTGCTCCTGCCGCTCGCCCCGCTCGAAGGACCGCCGGACCTCGCGCAACTGATTCTCCTCGAATTGCGTCTTCCGCGCCTGCTGCTCGGACTTGGCTATGGCGCAGTGCTCGGCCTCACCGGCGCCGCGTTGCAGGCCCTGTTCGCCAATCCCCTCGCTTCGCCCGACATCACCGGCGCAAGTAGCGGTGCGGCGCTTGGCGCGGTGATCGGGTCGACGTTCCTTGGTTTCGCCTCTCCGTTAGCCATGGGTGCCAGCGGAGCCACCGGCGCTGCGCTTGCGCTTGTCTTGCTCTTCACGGTGGCGGGACGGCGGCCGGATGCCGCTACCCTGCTCCTTGCCGGGCTTGCCATCAGCCTCGCCACCGGAGCGCTGACCAGCCTCGCGCTCGCGCTCGCGCCCTCGCCCTTCGCTTTCTACGAAGCGTTCGATTGGCTGATGGGAAGCCTCGTCGACCGGAGCCTCGGTCAGGCGGCAGCCGCCTTAATCCCTGCCCTCTTGGCATCCGCCCTGCTTGCTCGCCGCGCGGCTGCGCTCGACCGGCTGGCGCTTGGCGAGGATGTGGCCGCGTCGATGGGGATAAAGCCCGAACGGCTACGGCAGGAAGTGGTCCTGCTCTCAGCGGTCGCCGTCGGCGCGTGCGTCGCTGTCTGCGGTGCTGTCGGCTTCGTCGGCCTGATTGCCCCGGTGATCGCGCGGCGCCTGACCCGGGGGCATCCCGGACGCGCGCTACTTCCCGCAGCGCTAATCGGTGCCCTGATCCTGGTTGCCGCGGACCTGTTGACTCGGCTCGCCCCGCTCGGTCGGACCATTCCCTTGGGGGTCGTCACCGCCAGCATCGGCACGCCAATCTTTCTCTGGGTGCTGCTCGGCCTGCGCGGGAGAATGACATCATGA
- a CDS encoding OmpH family outer membrane protein, producing the protein MTNKLLLGLLTAAAVTSPAAAQNRLPAAVVAVVDSGRIYAECTACRAALTQLQSQATALQTRQQALAAPIQTEGQAIEAAINALPAAQKQNPPAALQQRVQRWQQSQQTAQTELQGLQTRLQSTQAHVRQQIDARLGPIINQAMTARGANIAVDTDATLARSNSVDITNDVLAALNTQVPSVSVTPLPQQAQPAQQRPAGR; encoded by the coding sequence ATGACCAACAAGCTTCTTCTTGGCCTCCTGACGGCAGCTGCCGTTACGTCGCCGGCTGCCGCCCAGAACCGTCTTCCGGCGGCGGTGGTCGCGGTGGTCGATTCGGGCCGCATCTATGCGGAATGCACCGCCTGCCGCGCGGCGCTGACCCAGCTGCAGAGCCAGGCCACCGCGCTTCAGACCCGCCAGCAGGCCTTGGCAGCTCCGATCCAGACCGAAGGTCAGGCGATCGAAGCCGCGATCAACGCCCTTCCGGCCGCTCAGAAGCAGAACCCGCCCGCCGCCCTGCAGCAGCGCGTCCAGCGCTGGCAGCAGTCGCAGCAGACGGCGCAGACCGAGCTGCAGGGGCTTCAGACCCGTCTGCAGTCGACCCAGGCGCACGTTCGCCAGCAGATCGACGCGCGCCTCGGCCCGATCATCAATCAGGCGATGACCGCGCGCGGCGCCAACATCGCCGTCGACACCGACGCGACGCTGGCTCGTTCGAATTCGGTCGACATCACCAACGACGTCCTGGCCGCGCTCAATACGCAGGTGCCGTCGGTCAGCGTGACCCCGCTGCCGCAGCAGGCCCAGCCGGCACAGCAGCGCCCGGCGGGCCGCTAA